Proteins from a single region of Nocardiopsis dassonvillei subsp. dassonvillei DSM 43111:
- a CDS encoding NADPH-dependent 2,4-dienoyl-CoA reductase — MGDYPHLLEPLDLGFTTLANRVVMGSMHLGLEEAPGGFERMAAFYAERARGGVGLIVTGGIAPNPEGATYKGAAKMTTEAEAEEHRVVTAAVHREGGRIAMQILHTGRYAFNEDSVAPSAIQAPISAFTPRALTGDEVERTIEDFVRAAELARLAGYDGVEIMGSEGYLINQFVARATNRREDDWGGSFENRMRFPVEIVRRVRERVGADFIVVYRLSMLDLVPGGSTFDEVVRLAKAVEEAGATIINTGIGWHEARIPTIATSVPRGAYSWVTRRLRGRVSVPLVAVNRINTPEVAEAILAGGDADMVSLARPFLADPDFVAKAAAGTPEQINTCIGCNQACLDHTFSLKTSSCLVNPRACHETELVLSPTRLRRRVAVVGAGPAGLACSVSAAERGHEVTLFDAAGEIGGQLNLARRVPGKQEFDETLRYYRVQLDRHGVDVRLGARVGAADLEGYDEVVLATGVTPRVPGIPGVDHPKVVGYADVLRGSVEVGERVAVIGAGGIGFDVAAFLTDGGGDVDTGEFLRRWGVDTDPASRGGLGEPRRPASPRTVHLVQRRAGKVGAGLGRTTGWIHRLELRHRGVETVAGAEYDRIDDEGLHLTVDGEKRVLDVDTVVVCAGQEPLRDLADELTASGRAVHLIGGADEAAELDAKRAIDQGTRLAAAL, encoded by the coding sequence ATGGGCGACTACCCCCACCTGCTGGAACCGCTGGACCTGGGCTTCACCACCCTCGCCAACCGCGTGGTCATGGGCTCCATGCACCTGGGCCTGGAGGAGGCGCCGGGCGGCTTCGAGCGGATGGCCGCCTTCTACGCCGAGCGCGCCCGGGGCGGCGTCGGCCTCATCGTCACCGGCGGCATCGCACCCAACCCCGAGGGCGCCACCTACAAGGGCGCCGCGAAGATGACCACTGAGGCGGAGGCCGAGGAGCACCGCGTGGTCACCGCGGCGGTGCACCGCGAGGGCGGGCGCATCGCCATGCAGATCCTGCACACCGGCCGCTACGCCTTCAACGAGGACTCCGTGGCGCCGAGCGCGATCCAGGCCCCCATCAGCGCCTTCACACCCCGGGCGCTCACCGGCGACGAGGTCGAGCGCACCATCGAGGACTTCGTCCGCGCCGCCGAACTGGCCAGGCTCGCCGGGTACGACGGCGTGGAGATCATGGGCTCCGAGGGGTACCTGATCAACCAGTTCGTCGCCCGGGCCACCAACAGGCGCGAGGACGATTGGGGCGGCTCCTTCGAGAACCGCATGCGCTTCCCCGTGGAGATCGTGCGGCGCGTGCGCGAACGCGTCGGCGCCGACTTCATCGTGGTCTACCGGCTGTCCATGCTCGACCTGGTGCCCGGCGGCTCCACGTTCGACGAGGTGGTCCGGCTGGCGAAGGCCGTGGAGGAGGCCGGGGCGACCATCATCAACACCGGCATCGGTTGGCACGAGGCGCGCATCCCCACCATCGCCACGTCCGTTCCGCGCGGCGCCTACAGCTGGGTGACCCGCAGGCTCCGGGGCCGGGTGTCCGTGCCGCTCGTCGCGGTCAACCGCATCAACACCCCCGAGGTGGCCGAGGCGATCCTGGCCGGGGGCGACGCCGACATGGTCTCCCTGGCCCGCCCCTTCCTGGCCGACCCCGACTTCGTCGCCAAGGCCGCGGCGGGCACCCCCGAGCAGATCAACACCTGCATCGGCTGCAACCAGGCCTGCCTGGACCACACGTTCAGCCTGAAGACCAGCTCCTGCCTGGTGAACCCGCGCGCCTGCCACGAGACCGAACTCGTGCTCTCCCCCACCCGCCTGCGCAGGAGGGTGGCCGTCGTGGGCGCCGGACCCGCCGGGCTCGCCTGCTCCGTGTCCGCCGCCGAGCGCGGGCACGAGGTCACGCTGTTCGACGCGGCCGGGGAGATCGGCGGCCAGCTGAACCTGGCCCGCCGCGTACCGGGCAAGCAGGAGTTCGACGAGACCCTGCGCTACTACCGGGTCCAGCTCGACCGGCACGGGGTGGACGTGCGGCTGGGCGCCCGGGTGGGGGCCGCCGACCTGGAGGGCTACGACGAGGTCGTGCTCGCCACCGGCGTCACCCCGCGCGTGCCGGGGATCCCGGGCGTGGACCACCCCAAGGTGGTGGGCTACGCGGACGTCCTGCGCGGGAGCGTCGAGGTCGGCGAACGCGTGGCGGTCATCGGCGCGGGCGGCATCGGCTTCGACGTGGCCGCCTTCCTCACCGACGGCGGGGGCGACGTCGACACCGGGGAGTTCCTGCGCAGGTGGGGCGTGGACACCGACCCCGCCTCCAGGGGCGGCCTCGGCGAGCCCCGGCGTCCGGCGTCGCCGCGCACCGTGCACCTGGTCCAGCGCAGGGCCGGCAAGGTCGGTGCGGGCCTGGGCAGGACCACGGGGTGGATCCACCGGCTGGAGCTGCGCCACCGCGGCGTGGAGACGGTCGCGGGGGCCGAGTACGACCGGATCGACGACGAGGGCCTGCACCTGACCGTCGACGGGGAGAAGCGCGTGCTCGACGTGGACACCGTCGTGGTGTGCGCGGGCCAGGAGCCGCTCCGGGACCTCGCCGACGAGCTGACCGCCTCGGGCCGTGCGGTCCACCTGATCGGCGGCGCCGACGAGGCGGCCGAGCTCGACGCCAAGCGGGCGATCGACCAGGGCACCCGCCTGGCCGCCGCGCTGTGA
- a CDS encoding Rieske (2Fe-2S) protein: MRIGERIRRIERDEQLDPAVSSMKSLAERIPSGTVRDMLHGVQLGHPVHPILVQLPLGTWMAAVLLDSLPGDHRRSAHALVNAGLVTTLPAVVSGLADWSQQHERQQRVGVVHAATNGVGTLLFGASSLARARGRQGWGRFLALVGVGVVGLSGSLGGHMAYYRSAGANSADHLVDLLPGGWHDLGPLDGFDDGGLGGGDVAGVPVLVARTGGSVSAMLGTCPHMGAPLAEGERVDGCVRCPWHGSEFRLDDGTVVHGPATAPPQVLDASVVEGRVMVRLPESAP; encoded by the coding sequence ATGAGAATCGGTGAACGCATCCGCCGGATCGAACGCGACGAGCAGCTCGACCCCGCGGTCTCCAGCATGAAGAGCCTGGCCGAACGGATCCCGTCCGGCACCGTCCGCGACATGCTGCACGGGGTCCAGCTCGGGCACCCCGTCCACCCGATCCTGGTGCAGCTGCCCCTCGGTACGTGGATGGCGGCGGTCCTGCTGGACTCGCTGCCCGGGGACCACCGACGCAGCGCGCACGCGCTGGTCAACGCCGGGCTGGTCACGACCCTGCCCGCCGTGGTGAGCGGCCTGGCGGACTGGTCGCAGCAGCACGAGCGCCAGCAGCGCGTGGGCGTGGTCCACGCGGCGACCAACGGCGTCGGCACCCTGCTGTTCGGCGCCTCCTCGCTGGCCCGGGCCCGCGGTCGCCAGGGCTGGGGGAGGTTCCTCGCGCTGGTCGGCGTGGGCGTGGTCGGCCTGAGCGGGTCCCTGGGCGGGCACATGGCCTACTACCGGTCGGCGGGTGCCAACAGCGCCGACCACCTGGTCGACCTGCTGCCCGGGGGCTGGCACGACCTCGGCCCGCTGGACGGGTTCGACGACGGCGGGCTCGGCGGGGGCGACGTGGCGGGCGTCCCGGTCCTGGTGGCGCGGACGGGCGGCTCCGTGAGCGCGATGCTGGGCACGTGTCCGCACATGGGCGCGCCCCTGGCCGAGGGTGAGCGGGTGGACGGGTGCGTGCGCTGCCCCTGGCACGGCAGCGAGTTCCGCCTGGACGACGGGACGGTGGTCCACGGGCCCGCGACCGCTCCGCCGCAGGTCCTGGACGCGTCGGTCGTGGAGGGCCGGGTGATGGTCCGCCTGCCCGAGTCCGCCCCGTGA
- a CDS encoding PadR family transcriptional regulator, giving the protein MSLPHAILTALLEKPSSGLELARRFDRSIGYFWSATHQQIYRELGKLERAALIRALATDGPTRGGRKEYEVLPAGREELERWVDLREDPRASRDPLPLRLRAAGVVGVRGLVPELRRHRDLHLLRLEEYRGFERRDYPDGPATERERVQRLVLLGGIDVEAGWVAWLTRAVEELEDAGEGAPDA; this is encoded by the coding sequence ATGTCCCTGCCCCACGCCATCCTGACCGCCCTGCTGGAGAAGCCCTCGTCCGGCCTGGAGCTGGCCCGGCGCTTCGACCGCTCGATCGGGTACTTCTGGTCGGCCACCCACCAGCAGATCTACCGGGAGCTGGGCAAGCTGGAGCGGGCGGCGCTGATCCGGGCGCTGGCGACGGACGGGCCGACCCGCGGAGGGCGCAAGGAGTACGAGGTGCTGCCCGCGGGACGTGAGGAGCTGGAGCGCTGGGTGGACCTGCGCGAGGACCCCAGGGCCTCCCGCGACCCGCTGCCGCTGCGACTGCGCGCCGCCGGGGTGGTGGGCGTGCGCGGCCTGGTTCCGGAACTGCGCCGCCACCGCGACCTGCACCTGCTGCGACTGGAGGAGTACCGCGGGTTCGAGCGGCGCGACTACCCGGACGGGCCCGCCACCGAACGGGAGCGGGTCCAGCGCCTGGTGCTGCTCGGCGGCATCGACGTGGAGGCCGGGTGGGTGGCGTGGTTGACCCGCGCCGTCGAGGAGCTGGAGGACGCCGGGGAGGGCGCCCCGGACGCCTGA
- a CDS encoding ROK family transcriptional regulator yields the protein MGGPSRAIPHTTSRAAVLDVIRAAGTISRVGLVEATGFTGATISTVVRRLIDDGLVLETGRAESTGGKPRVLLRLNRESRYAVGVHIDPIGITYALIDLTGAVVSRMTRAGVNRDEDPAETTSRMSRQVEALVEGAGVDRERVLGVGLVAPTGGLHRHPSLRHWADYPAAGELEDAVGLPVVPGNDATAAALGEYWSGVVGGSSIFAAVYMATGVGAGVLVNGIPYHGASGNAGEVGHVCLDVDGPLCWCGGRGCAEAVAGPAAVVAAARADGDLARAAGLTREGGPVRPSVGAEFTAVVRAARLGQPTARALLDRSARHLAVAVRTLANLMDLDLLVLTGPSLAAAGSVYLPVIQEELDRAFFARAAHPVEVRMSTSAATAPAIGAAAMVLQGQLVPLRPGLRLPENLSESGADWD from the coding sequence TTGGGCGGGCCGTCACGGGCGATTCCGCACACGACGAGCAGGGCGGCGGTCCTCGACGTCATCCGCGCCGCGGGCACGATCAGCCGCGTGGGACTGGTGGAGGCCACCGGGTTCACGGGCGCCACCATCTCCACCGTCGTCCGCAGGCTCATCGACGACGGCCTGGTCCTGGAGACCGGGCGCGCCGAGTCCACCGGCGGCAAGCCGCGCGTCCTCCTCCGGCTCAACCGGGAGTCGCGCTACGCCGTGGGCGTCCACATCGACCCCATCGGCATCACCTACGCCCTCATCGACCTCACCGGCGCCGTGGTCTCCCGGATGACCCGCGCCGGGGTGAACCGGGACGAGGACCCCGCCGAGACCACCTCCCGCATGTCCCGCCAGGTGGAAGCCCTGGTGGAGGGCGCCGGGGTGGACCGCGAACGGGTGCTCGGCGTCGGGCTGGTCGCCCCGACCGGCGGGCTCCACCGGCACCCCTCGCTGCGGCACTGGGCCGACTACCCCGCGGCCGGGGAACTGGAGGACGCGGTCGGCCTGCCCGTGGTCCCCGGCAACGACGCGACCGCCGCCGCCCTCGGCGAGTACTGGTCCGGCGTGGTCGGCGGGTCGTCCATCTTCGCCGCCGTGTACATGGCCACCGGCGTCGGCGCCGGGGTCCTGGTCAACGGCATCCCCTACCACGGGGCCAGCGGCAACGCCGGGGAGGTCGGGCACGTGTGCCTGGACGTGGACGGGCCGCTGTGCTGGTGCGGCGGACGCGGGTGCGCCGAGGCGGTCGCCGGTCCGGCCGCCGTCGTGGCGGCCGCCCGTGCCGACGGGGACCTCGCCCGCGCCGCCGGCCTCACCCGGGAGGGCGGCCCGGTCCGGCCGTCGGTGGGCGCGGAGTTCACCGCCGTGGTCCGCGCGGCCCGCCTGGGCCAGCCCACCGCCCGCGCCCTGCTGGACCGCTCCGCCCGCCACCTGGCCGTGGCGGTCCGCACGCTGGCCAACCTGATGGACCTGGACCTGCTGGTGCTGACCGGTCCGAGCCTGGCCGCGGCGGGGTCGGTCTACCTGCCCGTCATCCAGGAGGAGTTGGACCGGGCCTTCTTCGCCCGCGCCGCCCACCCTGTCGAGGTGCGCATGTCCACGTCGGCCGCGACCGCGCCCGCCATCGGCGCGGCGGCCATGGTCCTGCAGGGCCAACTGGTTCCGCTGCGCCCCGGGCTGCGTCTGCCCGAGAACCTGTCGGAGTCCGGGGCGGACTGGGACTGA